The proteins below are encoded in one region of Bifidobacterium dentium JCM 1195 = DSM 20436:
- the ruvB gene encoding Holliday junction branch migration DNA helicase RuvB — protein sequence MTNDSAFEQSNTGANEESLRMVSASPVGNEPVSDEELRPHILDGFIGQPRLKAQLQLFLDAARKREVPPDHILLAGPPGLGKTTLAMIVANELGVPIRVTSGPAIQHAGDLASILSSLDAGEVLFIDEIHRLPRAAEELLYIAMEDFRVDVMVGKGPGASSIPLTLPRFTVIGATTREGMLPSPLRARFGFTAHLDFYPHDELEKLIERSSVVLGVLLEEGSAHQLAMRSRGTPRIANRLLRRVRDWAIVHDLESVHPEDVKQALALYQIDTEGLDRLDIAVLKAIVTNFSGGPVGLNNLSAMVGEESETVETVCEPYLVREGFLIRTPKGRVATRKAWEHLGLRPDDSQLDVSKLA from the coding sequence ATGACGAACGACTCCGCATTCGAGCAGTCGAATACCGGTGCCAATGAGGAATCCTTGCGTATGGTGTCGGCCTCACCTGTCGGCAATGAGCCGGTCAGTGACGAGGAGCTGCGTCCACACATACTCGATGGCTTCATCGGACAGCCACGCCTCAAGGCCCAGCTTCAACTGTTCCTGGACGCAGCACGCAAGCGTGAAGTCCCGCCGGACCATATTCTGCTTGCGGGTCCTCCTGGCCTGGGAAAAACCACATTGGCGATGATCGTGGCCAACGAACTTGGCGTACCGATTCGCGTCACCTCCGGACCAGCCATCCAGCATGCCGGCGATCTCGCCTCGATTCTCAGTTCTCTGGATGCCGGAGAGGTGTTGTTCATCGACGAAATCCACCGTCTGCCTCGTGCGGCCGAAGAGCTGCTGTATATCGCCATGGAGGATTTCCGCGTCGACGTGATGGTGGGTAAGGGACCGGGAGCCTCATCCATTCCGCTGACCTTGCCTCGATTCACGGTCATCGGGGCGACCACGCGTGAGGGCATGCTACCTTCACCGTTGCGCGCGCGCTTCGGTTTCACCGCCCATCTTGATTTTTACCCGCATGACGAGCTTGAAAAACTGATCGAGCGGTCATCGGTCGTACTGGGTGTCCTGCTTGAGGAGGGATCGGCCCACCAGTTGGCCATGCGCTCCCGCGGCACGCCGCGTATCGCTAACAGACTGCTACGTCGTGTCAGGGATTGGGCCATCGTGCATGATCTTGAGTCGGTGCATCCCGAAGATGTTAAGCAGGCCCTCGCACTGTACCAGATCGACACCGAAGGACTTGATCGGCTCGACATTGCCGTGCTGAAGGCCATCGTCACCAACTTCAGTGGCGGTCCGGTGGGTCTGAACAACCTATCCGCCATGGTCGGCGAGGAATCGGAGACCGTGGAAACCGTTTGCGAACCGTATCTGGTACGTGAAGGATTCCTCATCAGAACTCCCAAGGGCCGGGTGGCGACGCGCAAAGCTTGGGAACATCTCGGTCTCAGACCTGATGATTCTCAGCTTGATGTCAGTAAGCTGGCATAG
- the ruvA gene encoding Holliday junction branch migration protein RuvA, whose translation MIGMLHGRVESVDMSSALIEVGGVGYETRMPSADLASMHAGQEVKVYTSLNVSQDAITLFGFLTPASKRMFLQLQKVSGIGPKVALSLLSTLPPDRLAHAVADGDATALAKAPGLGKKGAQKIILELKGSIDLSQIETAASVISRPEDTGSEQVVEGLISLGWRQQDALHAVQEVCRSNDIATPLSNEDVPRVLKLALTSLDRGR comes from the coding sequence GTGATAGGCATGTTACACGGCCGGGTCGAATCCGTCGATATGTCCTCGGCGTTGATTGAAGTCGGTGGAGTCGGATACGAGACCAGAATGCCTTCCGCGGATTTGGCGTCCATGCACGCGGGGCAGGAAGTCAAGGTCTATACTTCGTTAAACGTTTCGCAGGATGCCATCACCCTGTTCGGCTTTCTGACTCCCGCTTCGAAACGCATGTTTCTACAGCTGCAGAAGGTCAGCGGCATCGGCCCCAAAGTGGCGCTTTCCCTGCTGTCCACGCTGCCTCCGGATCGTTTGGCCCATGCCGTCGCCGACGGCGATGCCACCGCGCTTGCCAAGGCGCCGGGACTCGGCAAGAAAGGCGCACAGAAGATCATTCTCGAGCTTAAGGGTTCCATCGATCTCAGCCAGATCGAGACGGCGGCGTCCGTTATCAGTCGGCCGGAGGACACTGGTTCCGAACAGGTGGTCGAGGGGCTGATTTCATTGGGCTGGCGTCAGCAAGACGCCCTGCATGCCGTGCAGGAGGTATGCAGGAGCAACGACATCGCAACACCCCTGAGCAATGAAGATGTACCACGTGTGTTGAAGCTCGCATTGACGTCGCTGGATCGAGGTAGGTGA
- the ruvC gene encoding crossover junction endodeoxyribonuclease RuvC: MIILGVDPGLTRCGVGVIEAGAYRRLSFIHVDVVRSDPKMSQDLRLLAIYNGLVEKIERFAPDTVSIERVFAQENRNTVLGTAQAAGLAMLAAAQRGIPVALHTPTESKMAITGNGKAEKIQMERMVARMLGLNTLPKPADAADALAIAICHALRPAGALQGGEREQHLTDAQRQWAKAAQKAAHRQGVRRGM, translated from the coding sequence GTGATTATTCTTGGCGTCGACCCCGGACTGACACGGTGCGGGGTCGGCGTGATCGAAGCCGGCGCGTACCGCCGGCTTTCGTTTATTCACGTGGATGTCGTACGTTCCGACCCGAAGATGTCACAGGATCTGCGTCTGTTGGCCATTTACAATGGTCTGGTCGAGAAGATCGAACGCTTCGCCCCGGATACGGTATCCATCGAACGTGTGTTCGCGCAGGAGAACCGCAATACCGTGCTCGGCACGGCACAGGCGGCAGGCCTCGCAATGTTGGCAGCCGCACAGCGGGGCATTCCCGTGGCATTGCATACGCCAACCGAATCGAAGATGGCCATCACCGGCAACGGCAAAGCCGAGAAAATTCAGATGGAACGCATGGTCGCACGCATGTTGGGACTGAATACCCTGCCCAAGCCGGCTGACGCCGCGGATGCGTTGGCCATTGCCATTTGCCACGCACTACGCCCGGCAGGCGCCTTGCAAGGCGGTGAACGCGAGCAACACCTGACTGACGCGCAACGACAGTGGGCCAAGGCCGCCCAGAAGGCCGCCCATAGGCAAGGCGTCCGTAGAGGCATGTAG
- a CDS encoding YebC/PmpR family DNA-binding transcriptional regulator — translation MSGHSKWATTKHKKAAIDAKRGKLFAKLIKNIEIAARMGGGDPDGNPSLYDAIYKAKKASMPADNIKRAVKRGSGEEAGGANYEDIVYEGYAPAGVGLIIECLTDNRNRAAAEVRSTLTKGNGSLATTGSVSFNFERKGQIIVPAEGVDFDDLFEKAAEAGAEDVTEDGEVYTVVTGPSEMIDVRKALQDAGFDYDSADLVMMPKNEVELSLEDAQKVSKLIDNLDDLDDVQNIYSNWTASDEVMAQLDAE, via the coding sequence ATGTCAGGTCATTCCAAGTGGGCGACCACCAAGCACAAGAAGGCCGCCATCGACGCGAAGCGCGGCAAGCTCTTCGCCAAGCTGATTAAGAACATCGAAATCGCAGCACGTATGGGCGGCGGCGATCCCGACGGTAATCCGTCGCTGTATGACGCCATCTACAAGGCCAAGAAGGCCTCCATGCCGGCTGACAACATCAAGCGCGCCGTCAAGCGTGGCTCCGGTGAAGAGGCCGGTGGCGCCAACTACGAAGACATCGTGTATGAGGGCTATGCTCCCGCAGGCGTTGGCCTGATCATCGAGTGTCTTACTGACAACCGTAACCGTGCGGCCGCCGAAGTCCGTTCCACCCTGACCAAGGGCAACGGATCCCTGGCCACCACCGGTTCCGTGAGCTTCAATTTCGAGCGCAAGGGCCAGATTATCGTTCCCGCCGAAGGCGTCGATTTCGATGATCTGTTTGAAAAGGCCGCCGAAGCGGGAGCGGAAGACGTGACCGAAGACGGAGAAGTCTACACCGTCGTCACCGGTCCTTCTGAGATGATTGACGTACGCAAGGCCCTGCAGGATGCCGGCTTCGACTATGATTCCGCCGATCTGGTCATGATGCCGAAGAACGAGGTCGAGCTGAGCCTCGAGGATGCCCAGAAGGTCTCCAAGCTCATCGACAACCTCGACGATCTGGATGACGTTCAGAATATCTATTCGAACTGGACCGCTTCCGATGAAGTGATGGCCCAGCTTGATGCGGAGTAG
- a CDS encoding glycosyltransferase family 4 protein: MQGMAESDEDEHVDDFLHGRRLRIGIISPYAFETPGGVQSHIRDFANELICRGHDVQVFAPGRRTKDMPLWVHTNGSSFAVPYNGSVAHLSYFLIAGLQTRRWIRQGHFDLLHLHEPEAPSLSHKPFTMHRHPPLVGTFHTAIDPYPFGLKVFERYLHRYLKPLDEAIFVSDAARQTAEHYLPESVRRTVIPNGIHHDRFAHAVPDPRWTGTAQAPTIGFLGRMGEERKGFAVFAAAAKQVLRRYPHARFLCAGDGDNDGEAMVKRLDPSGDLLTHFEFLGRISDNDKARFYRSLSLYVAPQTGGESFGMVLAEAMSASCPVVSSDLAAFRAVSQDGRSAALFTNGDATSCADVICRLLSDDGERSDLAIAGERRSKDFDWNAVVNRVLHVYARALS; encoded by the coding sequence ATGCAGGGTATGGCTGAATCTGATGAAGATGAACATGTTGACGATTTCCTGCACGGACGCAGGCTCCGCATCGGCATCATCTCGCCATATGCGTTTGAAACGCCGGGGGGTGTGCAATCCCATATCAGGGATTTCGCGAACGAACTGATCTGCCGGGGACATGACGTGCAAGTGTTCGCCCCGGGAAGACGAACCAAGGACATGCCGCTGTGGGTGCATACCAACGGTTCGTCATTCGCCGTTCCATACAACGGTTCCGTAGCGCACCTGAGTTATTTCCTCATCGCAGGACTGCAGACGCGACGTTGGATTCGCCAAGGTCATTTCGATCTGCTGCATCTGCATGAGCCTGAGGCGCCATCGCTGAGCCATAAGCCGTTCACCATGCACCGTCATCCGCCGTTGGTCGGAACCTTCCACACTGCGATCGATCCATATCCTTTCGGCCTGAAAGTGTTCGAACGCTACCTGCATCGATATCTCAAGCCCCTTGACGAAGCCATTTTCGTCAGTGACGCGGCTCGGCAAACGGCCGAACATTATCTGCCGGAATCCGTCAGGCGCACGGTGATACCTAACGGCATCCATCATGATCGATTCGCCCATGCCGTGCCCGACCCACGGTGGACCGGCACCGCGCAAGCCCCGACCATCGGATTTCTGGGACGTATGGGGGAGGAGCGCAAAGGTTTCGCCGTGTTCGCTGCCGCGGCGAAGCAGGTGCTGAGGCGATATCCCCATGCACGTTTCCTGTGCGCCGGAGATGGCGACAATGACGGCGAAGCCATGGTCAAGCGACTGGACCCTTCGGGGGATCTGCTGACGCATTTCGAATTTCTGGGCCGTATTTCGGACAACGACAAGGCTCGCTTCTATCGTTCCCTCAGCCTGTATGTCGCGCCCCAGACCGGTGGCGAAAGCTTCGGCATGGTCTTGGCTGAGGCCATGAGCGCCTCATGCCCTGTGGTGTCTTCGGATCTGGCCGCGTTTCGCGCCGTGAGCCAGGACGGACGAAGCGCGGCGCTGTTCACCAACGGGGATGCGACATCCTGCGCCGATGTCATCTGCCGTCTGTTGTCCGATGACGGGGAACGCTCCGATCTTGCCATCGCAGGGGAACGAAGGTCGAAGGATTTCGACTGGAATGCCGTGGTGAACCGTGTTCTGCATGTCTATGCCCGCGCATTGTCGTAG
- a CDS encoding phosphatidylinositol mannoside acyltransferase gives MSDRFLLAAAKRSDRIPEAVLRGLFTCAADIAWVFRVGGVRQLERNLTHVFASEMRRSHGSVDNRELRRRVRHCSRQGMRSYFAYFCEAMTVGARSEQQLRARIRGTGSGFDSIVRDARQGVSSLIAMGHQGNWDYAGYWARLEVAPVVTVAERLANDELLHTFVDIRERLGMRILLTGQHDLTGRLRNVLLDSTVVVPLLADRDLGRHGVFVHAFDSVIRVARGPAALAYDTGNPLYVVNLYREKLSGRREEQAGVPYGYVCEISGPIDVHAFHDMPRQEALHAISQAWVDLWAQGIAAHPQDWHMLQPLFWEDLDHSRLQDADEPCSRMADNSPGQ, from the coding sequence GTGTCTGACCGGTTTCTTCTCGCCGCGGCCAAAAGGTCCGACCGAATCCCGGAGGCCGTCTTGAGAGGGCTTTTCACGTGCGCGGCCGACATTGCATGGGTGTTCCGCGTGGGAGGGGTCCGACAACTGGAACGTAATCTTACGCATGTGTTCGCCAGTGAAATGCGCCGATCGCATGGATCGGTCGATAATCGTGAACTACGACGTCGTGTCCGTCACTGTTCGCGTCAGGGCATGCGCTCGTACTTCGCGTATTTTTGCGAGGCGATGACCGTTGGTGCAAGGAGCGAACAACAGCTTCGGGCACGAATCCGGGGGACGGGCAGCGGATTCGATTCCATCGTTCGCGATGCAAGGCAAGGAGTATCGTCGCTCATCGCGATGGGGCATCAAGGCAATTGGGATTACGCGGGGTATTGGGCGCGACTCGAGGTCGCCCCGGTGGTGACGGTCGCCGAAAGACTCGCCAACGACGAATTGCTCCACACCTTCGTTGATATTCGCGAACGTCTTGGCATGCGTATCCTGCTCACCGGTCAGCATGATCTTACCGGCCGATTACGCAACGTCCTGCTTGATTCCACGGTTGTCGTTCCTCTGCTGGCCGACCGGGACCTGGGCAGACACGGCGTCTTCGTACATGCCTTCGATTCCGTGATTCGTGTGGCCCGTGGGCCGGCAGCGTTGGCATACGATACCGGAAACCCTCTGTACGTGGTGAATCTGTATCGCGAAAAACTCAGCGGACGGCGTGAAGAGCAGGCAGGCGTGCCATACGGATATGTATGTGAGATCAGCGGCCCCATCGATGTCCATGCGTTTCATGACATGCCTCGCCAAGAGGCACTGCATGCGATTTCGCAGGCATGGGTCGATCTGTGGGCACAGGGGATCGCAGCCCATCCGCAGGATTGGCACATGCTCCAGCCGCTGTTCTGGGAGGATCTCGACCATTCACGTCTGCAGGATGCCGATGAGCCGTGTTCGCGGATGGCTGACAATTCCCCTGGACAATGA
- the pgsA gene encoding phosphatidylinositol phosphate synthase: MLEHLRDPFKKLIEPIAKALIAMGLTANAVTIIGAVGTIVAAIATGVTGHLFAGSVVLTILVLADSLDGSIAKLTTGGTEFGAFLDSTLDRIADWAVLTGVIIFFLTHSDWWYDSTNTSFPDYTSRVGVIAAMVSVMTSFVTSYARARAESVGFEVKNGVATRADRLVIILVGMAITGLTHQGLWLAIAMALLAALGIITVFQRIFEAKRQMRVGKKTYRV; the protein is encoded by the coding sequence ATGCTTGAGCATCTTCGCGACCCATTCAAAAAACTGATCGAACCCATCGCCAAGGCGTTGATCGCCATGGGGCTCACCGCCAATGCGGTGACGATAATCGGCGCTGTCGGCACCATCGTGGCTGCCATCGCCACCGGCGTCACCGGCCACCTGTTCGCAGGCTCGGTGGTCCTGACGATTCTGGTGTTGGCCGACTCATTGGACGGTTCCATTGCCAAGCTCACCACCGGCGGCACCGAATTCGGCGCTTTCCTTGATTCCACACTGGATCGCATCGCCGATTGGGCGGTGCTCACCGGTGTGATCATCTTCTTCCTGACGCATAGCGACTGGTGGTATGACAGCACAAACACCAGTTTCCCCGATTACACGAGCCGAGTCGGCGTAATCGCCGCAATGGTCTCCGTCATGACCTCTTTCGTCACCTCCTATGCCCGCGCACGAGCGGAATCCGTCGGCTTCGAAGTGAAGAACGGCGTCGCTACGCGGGCCGATCGGCTGGTCATCATTCTGGTGGGTATGGCCATTACCGGTCTGACCCACCAAGGACTATGGCTGGCCATTGCGATGGCATTACTCGCGGCGCTCGGTATCATCACCGTTTTCCAGCGTATTTTCGAGGCGAAAAGACAAATGCGCGTAGGCAAGAAGACATATCGTGTCTGA
- the thrS gene encoding threonine--tRNA ligase, producing MAEQTISITLNGESKEVAADQTGVQLFADDKNIIAVRLNGEPRDLYTELHDGDVVEPIALDSEDGVAIMRHSATHVMAQAVQEIRPDAKLGVGPVIKDGFYYDFDVVEPFTPEDLKDIEKRMQRIIKSSQSFRRRVVSEQEALAEEADQPYKLELIKDKEAHLDPEAATEISEKELSFYDNIDRDGNVVWKDLCRGPHLPNTRYIKAFKIERSAAAYWRGNEANPMLQRIYGAAFATKEDLKAYQTRLEEAAKRDHRKLGAEMDLFSFPDEIGPGLAVFHPKGAAVINAMEDYSREMHRKHHYSFVQTPHITKGGLYETSGHLHWYKDGMYPAMRLDEEKDENGNIIKQGFDYYLKPMNCPMHNLIFKSRQRSYRELPLRLFEFGTVYRYEKSGEVHGLTRVRGLTQDDSHIYCTREQMKDELKNLLTFVLGLLKDFGLDDFYLELSTKDPHKYVGSDEIWEEATNTLAEVAKESGLELVDDPCGAAFYGPKISVQARDAIGRTWQVSTIQLDFNLPERFKLEYIAADGTHQRPVMIHRALFGSIERFFAVLLEHYAGAFPAWLAPVQVLGVPVADEFAPHLQRFIASLEEETVRCEIDMSDDRFGKKIRNASKSKVPFILIVGEEDMNNNAVSFRFRDGSQLNGVPVDEAKNQIMTVLRKRVQVNSADDFKSAIAD from the coding sequence ATGGCTGAACAGACCATCTCCATAACACTCAACGGCGAATCGAAGGAGGTGGCTGCGGATCAGACCGGTGTCCAGCTCTTCGCGGACGACAAGAACATCATTGCGGTGCGCCTGAACGGCGAACCCCGTGATCTTTATACCGAACTGCATGACGGTGACGTCGTGGAGCCGATTGCACTCGACAGCGAGGACGGCGTGGCCATCATGCGCCATTCCGCGACCCATGTCATGGCCCAGGCCGTGCAGGAAATCCGTCCGGATGCCAAGCTTGGCGTCGGCCCGGTCATCAAAGACGGCTTCTACTACGATTTCGACGTTGTCGAGCCGTTCACCCCGGAGGATCTCAAGGACATCGAAAAGCGCATGCAGCGCATCATCAAATCCTCCCAATCCTTCCGCCGCCGTGTGGTGAGCGAGCAGGAGGCCTTGGCAGAAGAGGCCGACCAGCCGTACAAGCTCGAACTCATCAAAGACAAGGAAGCGCATCTCGACCCGGAAGCCGCCACTGAGATCAGTGAGAAGGAGCTGAGCTTCTACGACAACATCGACCGCGATGGCAATGTGGTCTGGAAGGATCTGTGCCGTGGACCGCATCTGCCGAACACCCGTTACATCAAGGCGTTCAAGATCGAACGTTCCGCCGCCGCCTACTGGCGTGGCAACGAAGCGAACCCCATGCTGCAGCGTATCTATGGCGCGGCCTTCGCCACCAAGGAGGATCTGAAGGCGTATCAGACCCGTCTGGAGGAAGCCGCCAAGCGTGATCATCGCAAACTTGGCGCCGAGATGGATCTGTTCTCTTTCCCGGATGAGATCGGCCCGGGTCTGGCCGTGTTCCATCCCAAGGGTGCCGCGGTCATCAACGCCATGGAGGACTATTCCCGTGAAATGCACCGCAAGCATCACTACAGCTTCGTGCAGACCCCGCACATCACCAAGGGTGGCCTGTATGAGACTTCCGGTCATCTGCATTGGTACAAGGATGGCATGTATCCGGCAATGCGCTTGGATGAGGAGAAGGACGAGAACGGCAACATCATCAAGCAGGGCTTCGATTACTACCTCAAGCCGATGAACTGCCCGATGCACAATCTGATCTTCAAGTCCCGTCAGCGCTCCTACCGCGAGTTGCCGTTGCGACTGTTCGAGTTCGGTACCGTGTACCGCTACGAGAAGTCCGGCGAAGTGCACGGTCTGACCCGCGTGCGCGGCCTGACCCAGGATGATTCTCACATCTACTGCACCCGTGAGCAGATGAAGGATGAGCTCAAGAACCTGCTGACCTTCGTGCTTGGACTACTGAAGGACTTCGGTCTGGACGACTTCTACCTGGAGCTGTCCACCAAGGATCCTCACAAGTACGTCGGCTCCGACGAAATCTGGGAAGAGGCTACCAACACGCTGGCCGAAGTCGCCAAGGAATCCGGTCTGGAACTGGTCGACGACCCGTGCGGAGCCGCCTTCTATGGTCCGAAGATCTCCGTGCAGGCCCGTGATGCCATCGGCCGTACCTGGCAGGTGTCCACCATTCAGCTCGACTTCAATCTGCCGGAACGTTTCAAGCTTGAATACATCGCCGCCGATGGTACCCATCAGCGTCCGGTGATGATTCACCGTGCACTGTTCGGCTCCATCGAACGTTTCTTCGCCGTGTTGCTTGAGCATTATGCCGGCGCCTTCCCGGCATGGCTTGCCCCGGTACAGGTACTCGGTGTGCCGGTCGCGGACGAATTCGCCCCGCATCTGCAGCGGTTCATCGCAAGTCTGGAAGAGGAGACCGTCCGTTGCGAGATCGACATGTCCGACGATCGTTTCGGCAAGAAAATCCGTAACGCATCCAAATCCAAGGTGCCGTTCATCCTCATCGTCGGCGAGGAAGACATGAACAACAATGCCGTGAGCTTCCGTTTCCGTGACGGCAGCCAGCTCAACGGCGTACCAGTCGACGAGGCCAAGAACCAGATCATGACGGTGCTCAGGAAGCGCGTTCAGGTCAACAGCGCCGATGATTTCAAGTCCGCCATCGCCGATTGA
- a CDS encoding DUF881 domain-containing protein, protein MTRHTDESPDVLAKLHGQIAKDKDNDSTETGSFPVIRRKPKRVSLNAKSTRARLYSSVLVTMLCALLGFGYVIQLNNTNSTYETMSEDELTRLISETSSQVQKLEQRKSELTSQLNSLKDTADKNAKAAEIAKQNAESNGILSGRLPASGEGVVIRISQGQKQDIDASILFTLLEELRNSGAEVIEINDVRVITSTYISNASDGLDCDGTILKAPFVIKAIGDSDNLQNAVNLAGGVGSRLEVKYGATVSVKSSQDVEITATRSAPQYTYAHVIEQ, encoded by the coding sequence ATGACACGGCATACCGACGAATCGCCTGATGTGTTGGCCAAGCTGCACGGCCAGATCGCCAAGGACAAGGATAATGACAGCACTGAAACCGGCTCGTTTCCGGTGATTCGGCGCAAGCCGAAACGTGTGTCGTTGAATGCGAAATCGACACGGGCACGGCTGTATTCGAGTGTGTTGGTCACCATGCTGTGCGCGTTGCTGGGATTCGGCTACGTCATTCAGCTCAACAATACGAATTCCACGTATGAGACGATGAGCGAGGATGAACTGACCCGGCTTATCAGCGAAACCAGTTCGCAGGTGCAGAAACTGGAGCAACGAAAAAGCGAGTTGACCAGCCAGCTCAACTCTTTGAAGGATACCGCCGACAAGAACGCCAAAGCCGCTGAAATCGCCAAGCAGAACGCCGAATCCAATGGCATCCTTTCCGGCCGTCTGCCAGCCTCCGGCGAAGGAGTCGTCATCCGTATCTCCCAAGGGCAAAAGCAAGATATCGATGCGTCCATATTGTTCACCTTGCTTGAAGAGTTGCGCAACAGTGGTGCCGAAGTCATTGAAATCAACGATGTGCGTGTAATTACCAGCACCTATATCAGCAATGCCAGTGACGGACTTGACTGTGATGGAACCATATTGAAGGCCCCTTTCGTCATCAAGGCGATAGGGGACAGCGACAACCTACAGAATGCGGTGAATCTCGCCGGAGGCGTCGGATCGCGTCTGGAAGTGAAATACGGAGCAACGGTCTCGGTCAAATCCTCTCAGGACGTGGAAATCACTGCAACCCGTTCCGCACCACAGTACACGTACGCGCATGTCATCGAACAGTAG
- a CDS encoding small basic family protein has product MAAVLGLIIGVVIGVFVQPDIPVELQPYLPIMVVAALDALLGAARAYFQRSFSDKVFVISFFSNVITATLLVFLGNQLGVGSQLQTAVIVVLGIRIFTNVSSLRRFIFKG; this is encoded by the coding sequence ATGGCAGCTGTTTTGGGCCTTATCATCGGCGTGGTCATAGGCGTGTTCGTGCAGCCGGACATCCCCGTTGAACTGCAGCCATATCTGCCGATCATGGTCGTAGCCGCATTGGACGCGTTGCTTGGCGCCGCCCGGGCGTATTTCCAACGTAGCTTTTCCGACAAGGTATTCGTGATTTCCTTCTTCTCGAATGTGATCACCGCGACCTTGCTCGTATTCCTCGGCAACCAGCTTGGTGTCGGATCCCAATTGCAGACGGCCGTCATCGTCGTGCTCGGCATCCGCATCTTCACCAATGTGTCGTCTCTTCGCCGCTTCATCTTCAAGGGTTGA
- a CDS encoding DUF881 domain-containing protein, with protein MPHDASEYASFPVSPENTPMKHRAVFSASFAGLESHHVQPDSQPIGHARRRHSEDDSLRLIDDLTNRPMDVLYTDSRLATKSPSLISVWSTRIMVFLICIAVGVAGSVFVRQLSTDPRKEVRKQLSSQLADQTDKVKSLTKEVNSLRSQVESESKSISNWSLSQTTRDDEMINGVLPVQGEGITLTIANPLSVGDDNTDSSLSHEKSGNQIRVVTDSDLQTLVSLLWQAGAEAIAINGNRLGVQTSIRTAGSTILIGVSSVQSPYKIEAIGNRNALADAVGEKTQKSLYSAFKEAGIYPQVSKSTSLTLEAAVTGEVTYARRDR; from the coding sequence ATGCCGCATGATGCTTCCGAATACGCGTCATTCCCAGTGTCGCCCGAGAACACGCCGATGAAGCATCGTGCCGTGTTCTCAGCCTCCTTTGCGGGTCTTGAATCACATCACGTGCAACCTGATTCGCAACCGATCGGCCATGCCAGAAGGCGTCATTCGGAAGATGATTCGCTACGCTTGATCGATGACCTGACCAACCGTCCCATGGATGTGCTGTACACCGATTCGAGATTGGCCACCAAATCGCCGTCGCTTATTTCGGTGTGGTCCACGCGGATCATGGTGTTCCTCATCTGCATCGCCGTCGGTGTGGCGGGAAGCGTATTCGTGCGTCAGCTCAGCACCGATCCGCGCAAGGAAGTGCGCAAGCAGCTCTCATCCCAGCTTGCCGACCAGACCGATAAGGTCAAGTCCCTGACCAAAGAGGTAAACTCCCTGCGTTCCCAGGTCGAAAGCGAATCGAAATCGATATCGAACTGGTCGTTGAGCCAGACCACGCGGGACGATGAAATGATCAATGGCGTGCTTCCGGTCCAGGGAGAGGGTATCACGCTCACTATCGCAAACCCTCTATCGGTCGGTGACGATAACACCGATTCCTCATTGTCCCATGAAAAAAGCGGCAATCAGATTCGGGTCGTCACCGATTCCGACCTGCAGACACTCGTCTCCCTGCTGTGGCAGGCAGGCGCCGAGGCGATTGCCATCAACGGGAATCGCCTCGGGGTCCAGACCTCGATACGTACTGCGGGATCCACGATTCTGATTGGTGTCAGCTCCGTGCAAAGCCCCTACAAAATCGAAGCCATTGGCAACAGGAACGCACTTGCCGACGCGGTGGGTGAAAAAACACAGAAGTCGTTGTACAGTGCATTCAAGGAAGCCGGCATCTACCCGCAGGTCAGCAAAAGCACATCGCTTACACTGGAAGCAGCGGTGACCGGTGAGGTGACGTACGCGAGAAGGGACAGGTAG